The genome window TGTTCTCGATCTCGGCGCGGATCTGGTTGACCCGGCCGGCGACCTGGTCGCTGTCGCCGCCACCGTCGACGATGGTGGTCTCGTCCTTGGTGATGACCACCTTGCGGGCGGTGCCCAGCAGGTCGAGACCGGCGTTCTCCAGCTTGAGGCCGACCTCCTCGGAGATCACGGTGCCACCGGTCAGGATGGCGATGTCGCCCAGCATGGCCTTGCGGCGGTCGCCGAAGCCCGGGGCCTTGACGGCGACGGACTTGAAGGTGCCGCGGATCTTGTTGACCACCAGGGTCGACAGGGCCTCGCCCTCGACGTCCTCGGCGATGATCAGCAGCGGCTTGCCGGACTGCATGACCTTCTCCAGCAGCGGCAGCAGGTCCTTGACCGAGCCGATCTTGGAGTTGGCGATCAGGATGTACGGGTCGTCGAAGGACGCCTCCATACGCTCCAGGTCGGTGGCGAAGTAGGCCGAGATGTAGCCCTTGTCGAAGCGCATGCCCTCGGTGAGCTCAAGCTCCAGACCGAAGGTGTTGCTCTCCTCGACGGTGATGACGCCTTCCTTGCCGACCTTGTCCATCGCCTCGGCGATGAGCTCGCCGATCTGGGTGTCGGCGGCGGAGATCGAGGCGGTGGCCGCGATCTGCTCCTTGGTCTCGACGTTGCGGGCCTGGGCCAGCAGCTGGTCGGAGACGGCGGCGACGGCCTTCTCGATGCCGCGCTTGAGGGCCATCGGGTTGGCGCCGGCGGCGACGTTGCGCAGACCCTCGCGAACCAGGGCCTGGGCGAGCACGGTGGCGGTGGTGGTGCCGTCACCCGCGACGTCGTCGGTCTTCTTGGCGACCTCCTTGACGAGCTCGGCGCCGATCTTCTCGTACGGGTCTTCGAGCTCGATCTCCTTGGCGATCGAGACACCGTCGTTGGTGATCGTGGGGGCGCCCCACTTCTTCTCAAGGACGACGTTGCGGCCCTTGGGGCCCAGCGTCACCTTGACGGCGTCGGCAAGCTGGTTCATGCCGCGCTCAAGGCCGCGGCGAGCTTCCTCGTCAAACGAGATGATCTTGGCCATCGGAAGTGGTCCTCCAGGACACGGTCGACTGCTCGGACCAGGGGGCGCCCGCGACGGACGGCCGTGGGGTGCGGGGGGCCTTTCCCCAGCCACGCCCCGAGGCCTCACCGACCCGGTCCGTTTGTCACTCTCAAGCTCTGAGTGCTAACGCCAATGATTAGCACTCTGGGGTGGCGAGTGCAAGCTCCTTGAGGACGGCGGCACGATGCCGGCCACCCCCGGCGGCGCCCCGGGACGACGGAAGCGGCCGAGCCCGCCCCCGGCCCCTGACGGGGTGTCGGGTGCGGGCTCGGCCGCTTGGTCCACCAGCTCGGTGAGAGCCGATACTCCGAGGTTCGGAAAGGATCAGACCGCCGCGCGGACCATGTCCGCCTGCGGGCCCTTCTGCCCCTGGGAGATCTCGAACTCGACCCGCTGGCCCTCCTCGAGGGTGCGGTAGCCGTCCATCTGGATCGCGCTGTAGTGGACGAACACGTCCGCACCACCGTCGACCGCGATGAAGCCGTAGCCCTT of Kitasatospora viridis contains these proteins:
- the groL gene encoding chaperonin GroEL (60 kDa chaperone family; promotes refolding of misfolded polypeptides especially under stressful conditions; forms two stacked rings of heptamers to form a barrel-shaped 14mer; ends can be capped by GroES; misfolded proteins enter the barrel where they are refolded when GroES binds), which gives rise to MAKIISFDEEARRGLERGMNQLADAVKVTLGPKGRNVVLEKKWGAPTITNDGVSIAKEIELEDPYEKIGAELVKEVAKKTDDVAGDGTTTATVLAQALVREGLRNVAAGANPMALKRGIEKAVAAVSDQLLAQARNVETKEQIAATASISAADTQIGELIAEAMDKVGKEGVITVEESNTFGLELELTEGMRFDKGYISAYFATDLERMEASFDDPYILIANSKIGSVKDLLPLLEKVMQSGKPLLIIAEDVEGEALSTLVVNKIRGTFKSVAVKAPGFGDRRKAMLGDIAILTGGTVISEEVGLKLENAGLDLLGTARKVVITKDETTIVDGGGDSDQVAGRVNQIRAEIENSDSDYDREKLQERLAKLAGGVAVIKAGAATEVELKERKHRIEDAVRNAKAAVEEGIVAGGGVALLQAGVAFDKLELEGDEATGANIVKVALEAPIKQIATNAGLEGGVVVEKVRNLPAGHGLNAATNEYVDLVAEGIIDPAKVTRSALQNAASIAALFLTTEAVIADKPEKAAAAAGGGMPGGDMDF
- a CDS encoding cold-shock protein; this translates as MAQGTVKWFNAEKGYGFIAVDGGADVFVHYSAIQMDGYRTLEEGQRVEFEISQGQKGPQADMVRAAV